Part of the Mycteria americana isolate JAX WOST 10 ecotype Jacksonville Zoo and Gardens chromosome 10, USCA_MyAme_1.0, whole genome shotgun sequence genome, CACCTGCAAAGAGAGGCAATCAGAGCTGCCAAGAGTATGGACCAACTCCATCCCCCCAGATGAGCTGCAAGacagcctcctgccctgctcggGACCCTGCATCCCGTGGGGCTCCCCACTGCGAAGATGGACAGACCTGCCAGCATTGAGTTTGCAGCAATCACCTTGAGCCACCTCCTCACTTCATCCCTGTCCAGACCCCTCTCCAGGAGAGGTCGAGGCCCCAGTTACCTGGCGAGATGGAAGCAATGGTGCAAGCTCTCCTAGCTGCTCATGGATGGTTCTtcccagcagggatggggactggggaATGCATGTGTGGACGGCACTCCACTTGCCTAGCCTAGTGGAGTTTGATGTTGGTCTTTCTGGTGTCCCTCTGTGCTccagcccaggagcagcactTGGTCCCTTGCCCAGGCTGCCCATGCGTGTGCCGGGGGGAGGGCATTTGCTTGGTGCCAGCCCTAACACAAGGCAGGGAAGAGCTTCCCTCTCTGCCCATGCAGACCCTCACCCACTTTCTGccatccctgccctgcagcagccctgttCTAACCAGGTAGCTCTGGGGCCTATTTTCCTGAcctctccatttctctttcagGTATGACCTCCCTTATCTAACACCTCCTGTGAGCCAGAGGCTTTTCCTAACCAGCTACGTGGctgctttcctccccttcctctccctgtcaTGCTCCCTGTGCGGCAGACTTTGCACAGACTCCCTCCAAGCCAGTCGTGCAGGAAGCATCCAGAAGATCTCAGGGGAACATAGGTCATGCAGGAGCAGGACTGTGAGCTCCCCAGGAGGCTGGCTCAGTCACTTGGCCACAGTGTCCAAGCCTGGGTGGAAAGGTTCAGAAGAAAGAACTGAAGCTGTGAAAGCTGCCTATCTCCCCCAGCGCTTGCAGGCTGCTGCCTTTTGACCACAGCCCTTGGGGGATGCAGAGCTCAGCATCCCTCTCCTCTTCAATTGTGCCCAGGGGCTTCCAGGTTTATGGGCACCAAAACACTCCTGGAGCCACCcagtttttaaaagaactctTTCTGACAGCATCCAGCTGCTAGCCTTACGGATTGAACTCTCCACCCAGGACTCCGCAGCCAGCCAGGCACATACCATCTGGTGGGGGGAGTTTGCAAGGTTTATGGGGTAGGGTTGAGTCCATGTTAGAGCTTCAGCCCAGCTAGTAGCCTTATCTGGAGAGGGTCTTTATAACAGAGCCTTGTCATTTAATTTGCATATATTtctacatattatatatatatattctgtacTTAAATACTCTCATGGACTCACTCCATTAAATTCTAATACTGTAAGTGCAGCTGCCCTTcaccttcagtccagcccaacaTCTGCTCCTGCAGGGACCAGCACCTTCCCCGTTGCTGGTGCTGCCTtggagcagggctgctgtgaGGGGAGCTCAGCGGAGGGCTGGACTAGCAGCAGGCACTCCGTCCCACCTCGTTTCCTGGGGAGCTGTGCCTTTGCTGTGGCACAGAGAGCCTGTCCTGCCCGGACACAGCTCCATCCCTGGGGatcctcagctcctgcagctgcccaTTCCCATGGTGCTGCAGGAAGGGGTTTGTCCAGCCATAGCTCCAGCCCTGGGGCCACCAGGACATTGGGCTGAGATGCAGGAGCATAGcggtgctggcaggcagcaggacaggcagggcacCTCCTTGCTGCCCCCAaggagcagctgccctgctgctgtcccCCTATTTGAGCTGGGCTGAGGGGCTAGAGGCGCTCATTCGAAGCAGGCGAGTCCTGCCAGGCAGTGGAGGAGCCTGTTCTGCAAGTTGGCAGGGTAGCTTGGTGGTGGTGGCTCCTGGTCCCAAAGGCTCCCTCAAGCTGGCTGTCTCATGCTGTGTTATGTCGAGAAAGAGGTAGAGTcaggtgctgtggggtgccccagAGCAGAGGCTGAGATGACCCTGGTGCTCTGGGGCCACAGGCTGCAGAGGGATGAGATGCCTGAGCCCTCGGGGCAAGGCAGGGCTGCATGCTGGTGTGAAGCATCCTGCCCAAAACAGGGCTTGCTGTGAGGACAGGGACGGGGCTGTTGTGGCTGGCTGGGACAGGGTGTGGTGGTGAGCTGTTCAAGGAGGTTCGGACCAAGGCAGCATGTAGGGGCACAGGGCTGTGCGGGCAGTTGGCTTGGTGTGCTGGCAGAGGTGTGAAGCAGTGCCCACACTGGGGATTAGGCGGTGCAAGCCTTATGGCCAGGTGTTCGGGGTCTTGTGCTGCAGTGTCTGCTAGCAGCGGTGCGGGTTGCTGTCCTTGCCATCCCTTCTCACACCCAGGCAAGCAACAGGAGTGCAGTAGTGGTGGCATTGGTTTTAGGCTAGCTACAAGCATGCTCTGCGTCAGGCTGCTTGTTTGACCATGGTGAGGGACCACATGCTAGCCTGCAAGACCTGGCTGAATCCCCCTGTTATCCCAGTGGCAGGATGGGGGGAGCGTGGGAGGAGCATGGTTTTGGCCTGAGGATGAGGTCAGGAGTACCCAGCCTGGTGTGAGCTGGAGGAATGAAAAGGCAGGatgagggcagagctgctggccccAGTGCCAGGTGTGGGGAGCAGCAGTGGCCAGGCTGGGTGCTCGGGCGGTCGGGTACAGGGTAAGCACTGGCTGTGTTTGGGAGGCAGGATGCGGGAGGGAGGAGAGTAGGCTGGCTAATGCTCTGGTAACCATGTACTGTGGTgctgctgtccttgctgcttCGCGCCATCTCTGCTCTGGAAAGAgaataaatttgtatttatacTGAGACCCGGATTGGTGCTTTGGCCTCTTTTATCCATGCACCTCGGCTGAGTGAGGGCAGCTCCTGGTGCTGTGCCATCCTGGCACCGCTCCTTGCAGGGCTGCTGGAACATGGATGTCCACCCTGGAGTCACCCTGTGACTCCCTGTGTCACCCTGTCTGTCGACACCATTCaaggcagagcagaagctgtGAGCAGAGCCCTGGGCTCCCCAGACACAGGTGTGTCCCCTGACCACCATCTTCCTTTGTCCTCTTCCAGCAAGGTCTGCTCAGGGCCACGTGGCAGCCTGAGGGCAGGGACAGGGTCTGTGTGGGGACAGTCCCTCTTCCTTGCCCAGGAACTTCTGCTGTAGGAAACCCTTCAGCCCCAGGAAGGACGTAGGCAGCAGTGGGATGCTGGGCAGGCACTCCTTTTCCCTCCATGCTTTCTCCCTGGAGCCTCATTACATCTCCAGTGCCCAGAGGtgtccaggtgcctctgcccCAAGTGCTGCCCGTGTTCCCCGTGTCTCTGTGGCACAGTGAGGGGCTCAGCTGAGGACTACCCCAGGGCAAGGCTGGGGGCTCTCAGGCCCTCCCTGCCACACAGGGtacagcccagccccagctgacGGTGAAGCCTGCCCAGGACTGGTACTTGTAGGGCTGGACCTGCTCTCACCCCTGCCTGGAAGGGCTGGCGGTGCTGGGCAAAGGTCTGATACGGTGCTACTGCAGGGAAGTACAGGGACAACTCTCATGCAGGAGAGATTCACGAGCTTAAATGGGGGTGAAATGCAACCTCTTTAACTCCCCCTCTCAAGGTCAGTGCgaaatgccccatccctgcaccgCAATCtccagggaaaggcaggaggtgcaggctgTGATCAGGGAAGCCGGTCACGTCCAGGAACAAATCCAGCACATGGTGTCAGGGAAGGGCTTTTATTTCTCAGCCAGCAAAGCTCAGCGGGGCCCAGCTGAAAGGCGCTGAAAGGCCCTGAAGCCGATGAGTcggggcagggaagcagcaggcGCTGCTGCACAGCGGGGCTGGTGGTCTCGGCGGCGGCAGGGTGAGGACAGCATTGTCCCCGTGTCACTGCAGGGCcagtccccagccctggggctcccccTAAGGGTACAGCAGCCCCAGTGCCTGTGCTGTGCCTCCTCGTCAGTGGTCCAGCAGCCTTTCCCCCATCCAGGGGTAATCGGCCCTGCTCAGGGTTGGCCGTGCCCCAGGGTCGTGGCCCCGAGCTCTCTGCTCTCGCTGCACTGCCCTGGGGTGTGCATCACCCCCTTCCCTGgctgctatggggcagggggctACTTCTGCCCCTCCGCCCAGCTCCTCGTCTGCCCCGGAGTGCCCAGCCTGGAGCACTGCCCCAGGGGTGAAGCTGTCAGGGTGGATGTTGCCTTCCCCAGCATTTCCTCGGCCGCTGCCTGCTCGCTGCTCCCCACAGCTCCCCTCTACCAGAGCCTCTCCGGGTGTTTCGTGCTCTGGGTGCCCCTCGGCTGGCTCCAGCTCCTTGAGGGGGGGGCCCGGCTCTGGGGCTCTGCCTGGCTCAGCCCTGGCCGTGGTCCCTGtgccagctccctctgccccgttggctccctgctccagcctctgcctgagccctgctgcctctgTCCCTCCTGCTGTCCCACATTGCCCTACAGCCAGCTCTTCAATCTCTGCTGCTGGgctctcttccttttcatcttcctctACCTTCTCCActgcctccctctcctctttttcttcctccacctcctccccctcctcctccttctcatcttcctcctctgcccctctctctgctccccagctctctggctctgccccacaagtgccCAGGTTTGCTTCTTTGCTCAGTCCTGTCCCATCCCTTGcttccacctccacctccacgggCTGCTCATGGGCTACTTCTCCTCCTGGCGCTGCCCCTTCACACCTGGCCCTGGGGGTCCCTTGTTCTGCTTGGTCAGACCCTGGTTGTTCTGCTTCTTTGGTCCCTgcaccctgctccccctgcccagggatCTCTGGGACCCCAACCTCACCCTGGGGTGCCTCTTCCCGCAGCATTGCCCTGTCACCCATCTCCCCGCTCTCCTGCCCCTTGCTtgcccacagcccctggggtggcTGGAAGAGCCCCTCGTAGCGCTTCCGATCCTCCACAtgcttcttcctcatcctctcccccagctgcttCAGCTCCTTCTTCACAGCAGCCGCCATGGAGGGGTCAAGGTGAGCCACCCGCAGGAAGTCTTCCCGTGCCTCCCGCTCATTCCAGACAGCAGCGTGGGCCTTCGCCCGCTTGAAATAGGCCTTGGCGTTGTCTGCCAGGAGAGGAGAGCCCCCGGTGGGGGTCCTGCAGCTCAGGGGCACCAGCCACAGGAGCTGGAGGCCCTGAGAACCCAGAGGACATGGAGCACAGGTACCATCAGAACATGGGGTGGACACACTTGTAGGCAGGGGGACCTTGGCCATGCATGTACCACTGTGGGCACCAGGGGACATGGGGTGCAGGGATCATCATGGACAACCACGGTGGGCAGGGGGATCTGGATGATGTCAGACAACATCATGGGCAGGGGAACCTACAGAACATGGGGTGCAGGTGCCATCGTGGGCAGGGGAAACCGGGGACATGGGCAGGGGGACCTGGGACATGGGTTCTGCAGTGGACATGGGGATCCACATCACAGGCAGAGGGATGTGGGATGAGCATTGTCACGGATGGGGGGTCCAGAGGCCAGAGTCCCTGGGGGCCATGGGCACAGCAGGGGGGTGGGATGCAGGGCACGGTACCATTGTGTTTCTGGAGGAGCTCTGTTGTGTGCTCCAGCACCTCGTAGTACTCGCCCAGCTCCAGCTGGCACTGGCAGTAGTTGAGCACCAGCGGTGTGACCAGGCTCTCCAGCTTCAGCCAACCATCCTCCCATGgcttctcctgccccagggagccaTGGTGGGTGGTTCATGGCTGTGGCCGTCCCCTCCCGGGCACCCAGTGCCCACAGGGGAGTGCTTTACTGAGGAAACCCAGGCAGGGATGACAGGAGGTAGCTGGGTCCTGCTCACCTTGGCCTGGAGGTTCCTCAGACAGATGACAGCCTCCTGGTACTTTGCCGCCGCCTGCCCAAACTCCCTGCGGAGGACAAGGCGGTTGCCCTCACTGTGCAGCACGGGCACTGCCGCCAGTTTCTCCTCCTTGCTCATGGCCCAGGTGTCACGCTTGTATGCCGAGGGCTCCTCCACCTGCATGGGCAGCGggagctgagctgcctgccctggctgtccctgtgctggcagccaTCCCCACCATCCCCCTTACCCGAAACAACTCCATGATGAAGATGAGGGGCTGCGGTGTCCGCTGCAGTTCATCCAGGTCATCATAGCCTGTGCTGTGGTAGTCAAACATGTTGCCCATGCCACAGCGGTGCTTCTGCCCTTCCAGGGGGTCCCGGCCCTCTGCAATCCTCCGCATGCCCCTGGAGACCAGGGCGTACATGCCTGTGTGCTGCAAGGAGGGGGAGCACCCTGCTCAGTCGCATGGGGCCAAGGCTGCACCCCCTTCCTCTGGGGCAGGCCCCCTGGTGCTGCGGCTAGGTCACATCTGTGCCCCCTGTGCTTGCACCAGGCAAGGCTGGAGCATCTCTGGGGTGCATAGTCCTGTGCCCTGGCTCTGCAGAAAGGAGGGGAGTGGGTGCCTGCAGGCCGCTCACTCACAATGGTGTCGCACCAGAACTCAGCCACCTCCCCGGCTCTCATGGAGCTGAGCAGTGTCTCCCAGATCTCCATCTTGAACATCTTGCCCACGATGATCTCCATGGGGATGCCAGCTTGCCGGCTGTCGTCAATCACTGTCCGTTCAAAGTCATCCTTCAGCGTCTGGAAGTGGAAGGTGATCTGCCCCGAAGAAAGCTCAGTGTTGAGCCAGGGCAGGCACCGTAGTGAGACCCCTCTGTCCCCTTGCCACCTCTGAATCCCTCTGCTACAGGGCCAGGACGCAGAGCCAAGCCTGCTCCCAGTGAGGTGCTGGTTTGATTGGCAGCTCTCCATCTGCAGCAGGAGATTGTGCCTCCTACCCACTTAGGCAGCAATCAGATGGTGGAGTGTCTTATCGCTCATCGGTACTATATCTTGCTGCTCTCTTTGGATCCCCCCTTTATAACCCAGTACAGAGAGTGCTCCCACAGCATTCACCAGGACCTGGCAGAACCCACACTGATCTGCCCATACCCACAGGCTGGGGAATCTCAGAAACGCCCAAGAGCTCCCCATTGGCACTCCTCACTCCTGTTTGACATGTCAGGAAAGGCAGATTTCCAGCAACCCATTGTGGCTGCTAAGTTCTGACAGCCccaggacagagggagaaggcAGGTAACAGCACCAAGAAAGGTGAAGGCAGTGGGCCATGTCAGCCGTCACTGTGAGGGCAATATGGCTGCCTGTGCCCAAAACAGCCCTTCATGCACCCACCTTGTGAGGGATCTCCTGGAGATGGGATCTCCCCATACCACAGACCTGGAGCTCAGCTTGTGAGCAGAGACTCTAACTGTAATGGGCAGGGATGTCAGTGTTGGACCCACTCCCCTCTCCTAGGGCTTTGGGGTAACAACCAAGACGACTTACCTTGCTCCCATCCTGCAACTTTGGCAGCTCCCCTTGGCCTCCATGCAGAATCTTCTTTTTGACCCCTTCCACATTCAGCAGGTAGATTTCCTCCATGGCTGCTCCCACTGGCCCCCAGGAGCAGGTCACAGGCACATGCACACGGATGTGCTCTGGCCCTTCCCGAGCTCTGCGTCTTCCTCGGGGTATCACCCTTTCTTGACTATCTGGACACACATGTCATCTCCCAGGGCTGACACTGGCCTTTCGCTTTCTGTAGCAGGGGCAGAACTTGAAggctttctccccttcccctgcccttcaGGTTGTGAGAGGGGTGTCCCTTTGTGGCATGCACTTGCTGAAGCCCGCAGTGCCCTCTGTTGTGTTCTGAAACTGCCTTTCTAATCCTCTTCCCACTCTGCCAGGTTAATCTGGGATTTGCCTGCCTAGTCTGTGAGGAATTAAAGAAACTCCCTGATCAGGAGGGCCTTGTTCCTCCCACAGAGTGACAGCTTGCAGGGTCCCCCTTGCACACAGTCTCCCCTTGACCTAGCCTTGTGTGCAAGGAGCATTTCAGTGTAGGAGCCCAGCGATGCTGGTATGAGCACCAGccaggggctgtgtggtggtcaGGCACAAGCTGTCAAGAGGCAGTGCTAGTCTGTGCTCCGGCGACCACAGAGGAACAGACCAGGGTTGGAAACAGTGCTTTATTGAGTCTGATTTGCAGACACAAGCATTCCCCAAACACAAGAACGAGCTCCTACCAAGCCACAGCTCATCAAGTCCAAGACTCAGCAAGATGCAGAAAGCTGCACTGCACTGTCCCAGGGAGAACTAAATCCCTCTGGGGGAATGGTGCTGAATATATACCAGTGTAGCCAATCCAGTGTTTTGGCTGCTCTCGCAGGCATAGTCCAATTCTTCAGTGCCACTCAGCCAAGCCCAGCACAATGTATGTGAGAGCAGCTCTGGACACAGAGCCTCTAGCACTGCCTAGCAGCACATCTGGCAGCAGAGGTGTGTGACTAGAGCAGACTT contains:
- the LOC142415298 gene encoding uncharacterized protein LOC142415298, which translates into the protein MEEIYLLNVEGVKKKILHGGQGELPKLQDGSKITFHFQTLKDDFERTVIDDSRQAGIPMEIIVGKMFKMEIWETLLSSMRAGEVAEFWCDTIHTGMYALVSRGMRRIAEGRDPLEGQKHRCGMGNMFDYHSTGYDDLDELQRTPQPLIFIMELFRVEEPSAYKRDTWAMSKEEKLAAVPVLHSEGNRLVLRREFGQAAAKYQEAVICLRNLQAKEKPWEDGWLKLESLVTPLVLNYCQCQLELGEYYEVLEHTTELLQKHNDNAKAYFKRAKAHAAVWNEREAREDFLRVAHLDPSMAAAVKKELKQLGERMRKKHVEDRKRYEGLFQPPQGLWASKGQESGEMGDRAMLREEAPQGEVGVPEIPGQGEQGAGTKEAEQPGSDQAEQGTPRARCEGAAPGGEVAHEQPVEVEVEARDGTGLSKEANLGTCGAEPESWGAERGAEEEDEKEEEGEEVEEEKEEREAVEKVEEDEKEESPAAEIEELAVGQLAPYQTFAQHRQPFQAGVRAGPALQVPVLGRLHRQLGLGCTLCGREGLRAPSLALGAEMARSSKDSSTTVHGYQSISQPTLLPPASCLPNTASAYPGWSYGWTNPFLQHHGNGQLQELRIPRDGAVSGQDRLSVPQQRHSSPGNEMVCAWLAAESWVESSIRKASSWMLSERVLLKTGWLQECFGAHKPGSPWAQLKRRGMLSSASPKGCGQKAAACKRWGR